The following are encoded together in the Lactuca sativa cultivar Salinas chromosome 1, Lsat_Salinas_v11, whole genome shotgun sequence genome:
- the LOC111886115 gene encoding aspartic proteinase 36, with translation MRAYFLAGSPVKLIITGTAVAILLQAAFVLSGFPTTLTLERAFPTNHLVDLNELIVRDSFRHPRILQQQSSVASVVNFPVQGTYDPNRAGLYYTKLHLGSPPKQYYVQIDTGSDVLWVSCSSCKGCPKSSGLQIPIQLYDPSTSSTASLISCSDQRCLLGTQSSDSSCSGSNNQCSYTFHYGDGSGTSGYYVSDLIHLETIVGNSIPSNASASIVFGCSTSQTGDLTNSNGAVDGIFGFGQQGLSVIAQLSSQGKSPNAFSHCLVGNGAGGGILVLGHIIEPNMVYTPLIASQPHYNINLLSISVNGQTLSIDPSMFATSSSRGGTIIDSGTTLAYLTEEAYDPFVDAITQSVLQFVQPLIFKGSQCYIVASSTPEIFPTVSLNFAGSASMILRPQDYLLQQNSVDGASVWCIGFQKSQVQGITILGDLVLKDKIIVYDLGGRRIGWANYDCSMLVNVSTMSSGGRNEHVNAGQIGSSNSLQDECKKMIFMVVVLQLFVLFVFL, from the exons ATGCGGGCATATTTTCTTGCCGGAAGTCCGGTGAAGTTGATCATAACCGGCACCGCCGTCGCCATTTTATTACAGGCGGCATTTGTTCTTTCTGGGTTTCCCACGACTCTTACGTTGGAGAGAGCTTTTCCGACGAACCATCTTGTTGATTTGAATGAGCTCATAGTCAGAGATAGTTTCAGGCACCCTAGAATCTTGCAGCAGCAGTCTTCTGTAGCAAGTGTTGTTAATTTTCCTGTTCAAGGAACCTATGATCCCAATCGTGCTGG GCTTTACTACACAAAGCTTCATTTGGGTTCTCCTCCGAAGCAATATTATGTTCAAATCGACACCGGAAGTGATGTATTGTGGGTGAGTTGCAGTTCATGCAAAGGTTGCCCTAAATCCAGTGGACTTCAA ATCCCAATACAGTTATATGACCCTTCAACCTCATCAACAGCTTCTTTAATCTCTTGTTCAGACCAACGATGTCTTCTCGGAACCCAATCTTCCGATTCCAGCTGTTCCGGTTCCAATAACCAGTGCAGTTACACATTCCATTACGGAGATGGCAGTGGGACATCTGGTTATTACGTATCTGATCTAATCCATCTCGAGACAATCGTCGGGAATTCAATACCATCAAACGCTTCCGCATCTATTGTATTCGG TTGTAGCACATCTCAAACTGGAGATTTAACGAACTCCAATGGAGCAGTTGATGGAATTTTCGGATTCGGGCAACAAGGATTATCTGTAATAGCTCAACTATCTTCTCAAGGGAAATCCCCAAATGCATTCTCCCATTGTCTCGTCGGAAACGGCGCCGGCGGTGGTATACTGGTTCTTGGTCATATAATCGAGCCCAACATGGTGTATACTCCATTAATCGCGTCACA gCCACATTACAACATAAATCTGTTGAGCATCTCTGTAAATGGACAAACATTGTCCATAGATCCTTCAATGTTTGCAACATCAAGCAGTCGAGGAGGAACCATAATTGATTCCGGAACTACCCTCGCATACCTTACAGAAGAAGCTTATGATCCTTTCGTGGATGCC ATTACACAATCTGTTTTACAATTTGTTCAACCTCTTATATTCAAAGGAAGTCAATGTTATATAGTCGCCTCAAG TACGCCTGAGATATTTCCCACAGTTAGCTTGAACTTTGCTGGTAGTGCTTCCATGATTTTAAGACCCCAGGATTATCTTCTACAACAGAACTCTGTG GATGGGGCTTCAGTATGGTGCATAGGGTTTCAGAAAAGTCAAGTTCAAGGAATCACCATTCTAGGAG ATCTTGTTTTAAAAGACAAGATTATTGTTTATGATCTTGGGGGTCGGCGAATTGGTTGGGCTAATTATGACT GTTCGATGCTTGTAAATGTGTCGACTATGTCAAGTGGTGGAAGAAACGAGCATGTGAATGCTGGTCAAATTGGTAGTAGTAATTCATTGCAAGATGAATGTAAGAAGATGATATTCATGGTTGTTGTGTTACAATTATTTgtactttttgtttttttataa
- the LOC111886025 gene encoding aspartic proteinase 36 translates to MRAYFLAGNPVKLIITGTAVAILLQAAFVLSGFPTTLTLERAFPTNHLVELNQLRVRDSFRHPRILQQQSSVASVVNFQVQGTYDPYRVGLYYTKLHLGSPPKQYYVQIDTGSDVLWVSCSSCNGCPKSSGLQIPIQFYDPSASSTASLISCSDQRCLLGTQSSDSSCSGSNNQCSYTFQYGDGSGTSGYYVSDLINLETVVGNSVTSNASASIVFGCSTSQTGDLTKSDRAVDGIFGFGQQGLSVIAQLSSQGISPNAFSHCLVGNGAGGGILVLGQIIEPNMVYTPLIASQPHYNINLLSISVNGQTLSIDPSMFATSSSRGGTIIDSGTTLAYLTEEAYDPFVDAITQSVSQSVQPLVSKGSQCYIVASSSPEIFPTVSLNFAGSASMLLRPQDYLLQQNSVAGASVWCIGFQKTRGQGITILGDLVLKDKIIVYDLGGQRIGWANYDCSMSVNVSTMSSGGRSEYVNAGQIGSSNSLQDECKKMIFMVVVLQLFVFFVFS, encoded by the exons ATGCGGGCATATTTTCTTGCCGGAAATCCGGTGAAGTTGATCATAACCGGCACCGCCGTCGCCATTTTATTACAGGCGGCATTTGTTCTTTCTGGGTTTCCCACGACTCTTACGTTGGAGAGAGCTTTTCCGACGAACCATCTTGTTGAATTGAATCAACTCAGAGTTAGAGATAGTTTCAGGCACCCTAGAATCTTGCAGCAGCAGTCTTCTGTAGCAAGTGTTGTTAATTTCCAAGTTCAAGGAACATATGATCCCTATCGTGTTGG GCTTTACTACACAAAGCTTCATTTGGGTTCTCCTCCGAAGCAATATTACGTCCAAATCGACACCGGAAGTGATGTATTGTGGGTGAGTTGCAGTTCATGCAACGGTTGCCCTAAATCCAGTGGACTTCAA ATCCCAATTCAGTTCTATGACCCTTCAGCCTCATCAACAGCTTCTTTAATCTCTTGTTCAGACCAACGATGTCTTCTCGGAACCCAATCTTCCGATTCCAGCTGTTCCGGTTCCAATAACCAGTGCAGCTACACATTCCAATACGGAGATGGCAGTGGAACATCCGGCTATTACGTATCAGATCTAATCAATCTCGAGACAGTTGTCGGAAATTCAGTAACATCAAACGCTTCCGCATCTATCGTATTCGG TTGTAGCACATCTCAAACCGGAGATTTAACCAAATCCGATCGAGCAGTTGATGGAATTTTCGGATTCGGTCAACAAGGATTATCTGTAATAGCGCAACTATCTTCACAAGGGATATCCCCAAATGCATTCTCCCATTGTCTCGTCGGAAACGGCGCCGGCGGTGGTATTCTGGTTCTTGGTCAAATAATCGAGCCCAACATGGTGTATACTCCATTAATCGCGTCACA gCCACATTACAACATAAATCTGTTGAGCATCTCTGTAAATGGACAAACATTGTCCATAGATCCTTCAATGTTTGCAACATCAAGCAGTCGAGGAGGAACCATAATTGATTCCGGAACTACCCTCGCATACCTTACAGAAGAAGCTTATGATCCTTTCGTGGATGCC ATTACACAGTCTGTTTCACAATCAGTTCAACCTCTTGTATCCAAAGGAAGTCAATGTTATATCGTCGCCTCAAG TTCGCCTGAGATATTTCCCACAGTTAGCTTGAACTTTGCTGGTAGTGCTTCGATGCTTTTAAGACCCCAGGATTATCTTTTACAACAGAACTCTGTG GCTGGGGCTTCAGTATGGTGCATAGGGTTTCAGAAAACTCGAGGTCAAGGAATCACCATTTTAGGAG ATCTTGTTTTAAAAGACAAGATTATTGTTTATGATCTTGGTGGTCAGCGAATTGGTTGGGCTAATTACGATT GTTCGATGTCTGTAAATGTGTCGACTATGTCAAGTGGTGGAAGAAGTGAGTATGTGAATGCTGGTCAAATTGGTAGTAGTAATTCATTGCAAGATGAATGTAAGAAGATGATATTCATGGTTGTTGTGTTacaattatttgtattttttgttttttcataa